Genomic window (Subtercola endophyticus):
GGCGCGCTGGCGGCCCACCTCATCACCGACCTCATCGTCGACGAGGCCACCGTTCACGGCCTCTTGGACGATTAACGCTTCTAAGGCTCACTCGATAACACGAGGCCCGGGCAACCTTCCCCGCAGGGGCTGCTGGTCGGACGGAATCGAACATCCTTCGTTCCACGGAAAGCGCTTCTGCTTGTCGGGCCAGATCAGTTGAACCGCTTCGACCTCGCCGTACATCATGGTGGCCACGGCCAAATCGCTCCTGTTGGTGACCTCGATGAAGAACAAGAGCAGATTGTCAGCCGTCAGCGTGGTCGCCGCCGAATTCGCCGGAAATCGTGTTCCGGCTCGAACCTGTTCTCCGAGAACGTTGAGAAGTCGGTGGGCAGTATCGAGCGGCAGGCCATGGCAGAGCATCTCCGGATGACCCATCTCAGTTAGTCCGACGGTGTATGCGAATTGCGGCCAGATCTCCGACCCCTCACCCGCGAACACCTTCTGCACGAACCACCCGTGCTGGTCGACGATCGATCGCACCATGTCGCGGTACTCATTGCGCCCACCTGGGTGACTAGCCATCTTCGCTCCACTTCTATAGCTGAGAAAACATCACTATAGCGGTGTGAGGGGCAACGCGCAGCGCCGGGGGAGTTAGGGCGGAGGAGAGCGAACATGGCGACGTATTGCGGGGATAGTGCGGCATCTCCGACCTCAGCACCCGGCCGGGGGGCCA
Coding sequences:
- a CDS encoding DUF4262 domain-containing protein — protein: MASHPGGRNEYRDMVRSIVDQHGWFVQKVFAGEGSEIWPQFAYTVGLTEMGHPEMLCHGLPLDTAHRLLNVLGEQVRAGTRFPANSAATTLTADNLLLFFIEVTNRSDLAVATMMYGEVEAVQLIWPDKQKRFPWNEGCSIPSDQQPLRGRLPGPRVIE